Below is a genomic region from Micropterus dolomieu isolate WLL.071019.BEF.003 ecotype Adirondacks unplaced genomic scaffold, ASM2129224v1 contig_9063, whole genome shotgun sequence.
cagacacacacacacagacacacacacacacagacacacagacacacacgcacacacacacacagacacacacagacacacagacacacacacacacagacacacacacacacagacacagacacacacagacacacacacacacagacacacagacacacacgcacacacacacacagacacacacagacacacagacacacacgcacacacacacacagacacacacacacacagacacacacacacacagacacacacacacacagacacacacacacagaggggaaGAACAGACTAAATCACTGCGTTCTGTCAGAGTCACAGATCTCAGCTGGTgaacacagagagcagcagagtcaGTACTGCAGTAACCAGTACCCTGTCAGTACTCTGTCAGTACCCTGTCAGTACTCTGTCAGTACCCTGTCAGTACCCTGTCAGTTCTCTGTCAGTACCCTGTCAGTACTCTGTCAGTACTGCAGTAACCAGTACCCTGTCAGTACTCTGTCAGTACTGCAGTAACCAGTACCCTGTCAGTACCCTGTCAGTACTCTGTCAGTACCCTGTCAGTACCCTGTCAGTTCTCTGTCAGTACCCTGTCAGTACCCTGTCAGTACTCTGTCAGTACCCTGTCAGTACCCTGTCAGTACCCTGTCAGTACCCTGTCAGTACTGCAGTAACTCCTGTTCCAGATATACCTTGATGAGAGGAGCAGCAGCGGttacagctgcagctgcagcagctgctgcgGCGTTGGTGGCGTCTCCAGGGCAACCAGAGGACGACCCCACCTGCGTCTGGACATCCGTCACACCCAGTGCATCCTGGGAGCTGGGAGTGGGACCTGAAGCATCCTGAGAGCTGGTCCGGAGCGGCCCCGGGTCCAACAGCTGCACTCTGACCTCCCTCCTGTGGGGGGCGCTGTGAGAGCTGAGCAGCAGAGAGAACATGACAGCAGGTGAACATGCGTGCAGTGAAGGCGCCGCACGAGGCGTTCAGGTGCTCCGTGTTAAAGTAGCAGCAGCTCAGTGACGCTCTGTGAAGCTTCAGGgtcaataaataaagttaaacgATGGATCAGACCGCTCTCTTTTAGAGAAAAGACATTTAGGGAAAAGACTTTTCCCTAAATGTCAGACAGGAAGCTGTTCTCACCGTTGTTTCAGAGCGGCGAGCACGACTCCTCGACCTCCTGCAGCAAAGCGTGACGTCAGAAGGTCGTGACCTGAGGGCGATGATGTAAGCAGAGGGGGGGTCAGACTTTAGTTTCAGAAAATGATTTAACCTCAGTTTCTAAAACTAATGAAGAATCAGTGAATCAATAATCTGTAACAACCACATATTTAATCTGAGTGATGTCACTGGCCCGCCGCTGTGTCTGTCCGACAGTGACGGATTATTGACGGATTATTGAGCTCTCACCAGGCTGCCGGTCGCTCGGTGCCCCGGCCGAGAGCTTCCTGTCTGGGCTCCGCTCG
It encodes:
- the LOC123965284 gene encoding protein TALPID3-like, with amino-acid sequence MFADTRTLKNPGPAGPAGPAGPAGPTKENRAPAGRQPPAAERSPDRKLSAGAPSDRQPGHDLLTSRFAAGGRGVVLAALKQRSHSAPHRREVRVQLLDPGPLRTSSQDASGPTPSSQDALGVTDVQTQVGSSSGCPGDATNAAAAAAAAAVTAAAPLIKVYLEQELLQY